One Nocardia iowensis DNA window includes the following coding sequences:
- a CDS encoding type I polyketide synthase, translating to MTHDDNEFRVAVIGMACRFPDADTVTDYWRNLCDGRESVRPLDPAAMPADPPAGYVHAGALLPSADKFDAEFFEMTPREVQLTDPQHRLFTLCAWEALEDAGHIAAENPTPVGVFAGAGISTYLLRNLVGHASLFQTPSSQLHALHGNASDYLATKVSYKLNLTGPSVAVQTACSTSLVAVHQAAQALLDFQCDVALAGGASVQVPQQAGYIYEEGSILSPDGHCRAFDAEAGGTVFGSGVGVVVLKRLTDAIADRDNIHAVILGSAVNNDGANKIGYTAPGIAGQRAVIREALSAAGIGADTIGYVEAHGTGTKLGDPIEVAALCAAYREHTDATQYCALGSVKSNVGHLNSAGGVAGFIKAVLAVRDGRIPASLHYNRPNPEIDFAASPFFVNTELREWSDPVRRAGVSAFGIGGTNAHVIVEQPPTPTPTAVRPGPRALLISGRTAQDADRIAARLAEHLRSSDAELPAVAHTLAHGRRRFPHRRMVVASTAAEAAAALAKPTAGQAAPAPALAWLFPGQGVALGAAVLELAASVRPFGDRFRACADILRERTGFDLESAVGSAEGTEQTQVALFAVEYALAGMWREFGAEPRELLGHSLGELVCATIAGVFELSDALPLVVERGRIMAASPPGGMLAISQGADAIAERLPEDVWLAADNSANRCVVAGAPSALFRLAGELSDAGVPSSLLPVGHAFHTPLMDEAAARFADLVRAVPRQAPRVSFWSNVTGAPITAEQAVDPAYWSRQMTSTVRFREAALGLVARNPGTVALEVGPGKSLVSFLRTADRASATVGTLGIGLGAGSPETAIVDAAGRLWLSGVAVDFDAIYGGETPASVSLPTYPFALKRYWVDPPEAMPTQARRFDTAEPAAPAPVPADNAADAESDEDDFVLSVRSRVVAVWSAALGIDEFGTDANFFELGGDSLLAVHVATQLRSTFPLDLALGELFAVPTAAGMADTIAAHLMQRLDELSDSEVELLLNQPGAAEERSNNA from the coding sequence ATGACACACGACGACAACGAGTTCCGGGTCGCGGTGATCGGCATGGCCTGCCGCTTCCCGGACGCGGACACGGTCACAGACTACTGGCGCAATCTGTGCGATGGCCGCGAATCGGTGCGCCCGCTCGACCCGGCGGCCATGCCTGCCGACCCGCCTGCCGGATACGTGCACGCGGGAGCGTTGCTGCCGAGCGCGGACAAGTTCGACGCCGAGTTCTTCGAAATGACCCCGCGCGAGGTACAACTCACCGATCCACAGCATCGCCTGTTCACCCTGTGCGCGTGGGAGGCGCTGGAGGACGCCGGTCATATCGCGGCCGAAAATCCCACGCCGGTCGGCGTTTTCGCGGGCGCGGGGATCAGCACCTATCTGCTGCGGAACCTGGTCGGGCACGCGAGCCTGTTCCAGACCCCGAGCTCACAGCTGCATGCCCTGCACGGCAACGCCTCCGACTACCTGGCCACCAAGGTCTCCTACAAGCTGAACCTGACCGGTCCGAGCGTCGCGGTGCAGACCGCGTGTTCCACCTCGCTGGTCGCCGTGCACCAGGCCGCGCAGGCACTACTCGACTTCCAATGCGACGTGGCGCTCGCCGGTGGTGCGAGCGTGCAGGTGCCGCAGCAAGCCGGATACATCTACGAGGAGGGGTCGATCCTCTCGCCGGACGGTCACTGCCGGGCATTCGACGCCGAAGCCGGTGGCACCGTCTTCGGTTCGGGTGTCGGCGTTGTCGTACTCAAGCGGCTCACCGACGCGATCGCCGACCGCGACAATATCCACGCCGTGATCCTCGGGTCGGCGGTGAACAACGACGGCGCCAACAAGATCGGCTATACGGCGCCGGGCATCGCGGGCCAGCGCGCGGTCATCCGGGAAGCGTTGTCGGCGGCCGGTATCGGCGCCGACACCATCGGCTACGTCGAGGCGCACGGCACCGGAACCAAACTCGGCGACCCCATCGAGGTCGCGGCGCTGTGCGCGGCTTATCGTGAGCACACCGACGCGACACAGTACTGCGCGCTCGGCTCGGTGAAATCCAATGTCGGCCACCTCAATTCCGCGGGCGGGGTCGCCGGATTCATCAAAGCGGTACTCGCCGTGCGCGACGGCCGCATTCCGGCCAGCCTCCACTACAACCGGCCCAACCCCGAAATCGACTTCGCCGCAAGCCCGTTCTTCGTCAACACCGAACTCCGGGAATGGTCGGACCCGGTGCGCCGGGCGGGTGTCAGCGCCTTCGGTATCGGCGGAACGAACGCGCACGTGATCGTGGAACAGCCGCCGACGCCGACGCCCACTGCGGTGCGGCCCGGTCCTCGCGCGCTGCTGATCTCCGGTCGCACCGCCCAGGACGCCGACCGGATCGCCGCCAGACTCGCTGAACACCTGCGCAGCTCAGACGCGGAACTACCTGCTGTCGCGCACACTTTGGCGCACGGCCGCCGTCGCTTCCCACACCGTCGCATGGTCGTGGCGAGCACCGCGGCCGAAGCCGCGGCCGCCCTCGCCAAGCCGACAGCGGGGCAGGCCGCACCCGCGCCCGCGCTTGCCTGGCTGTTCCCCGGGCAGGGTGTCGCGCTCGGCGCCGCCGTCCTCGAACTCGCCGCGTCGGTCCGTCCGTTCGGCGATCGGTTCCGCGCCTGCGCGGACATCCTGCGCGAACGCACCGGCTTCGACCTGGAGTCCGCGGTCGGCAGCGCCGAGGGCACCGAGCAGACTCAGGTGGCCTTGTTCGCGGTCGAGTACGCACTGGCCGGGATGTGGCGCGAGTTCGGCGCCGAACCACGAGAACTGCTGGGGCACAGCCTCGGTGAACTGGTCTGCGCCACCATCGCCGGCGTCTTCGAGCTGTCCGATGCGTTGCCACTGGTGGTCGAGCGGGGCCGGATCATGGCGGCGTCACCGCCCGGTGGCATGCTCGCGATCTCCCAAGGCGCGGACGCCATCGCCGAGCGCCTGCCGGAGGACGTCTGGCTCGCCGCCGACAACTCCGCCAACCGCTGCGTTGTCGCGGGCGCGCCGTCGGCGCTGTTCCGGCTGGCTGGTGAGCTCTCCGACGCGGGCGTGCCGAGTTCGTTGCTGCCGGTCGGGCACGCGTTCCACACCCCGCTCATGGACGAGGCGGCGGCCCGCTTCGCGGACCTGGTGCGGGCCGTGCCACGGCAGGCGCCCCGGGTGTCGTTCTGGTCGAACGTCACCGGTGCGCCCATCACCGCCGAGCAGGCCGTCGATCCCGCGTACTGGTCCCGGCAGATGACCAGCACCGTGCGTTTCCGGGAGGCCGCGCTCGGCCTGGTCGCCCGTAACCCGGGGACCGTCGCGCTGGAAGTGGGGCCGGGCAAGTCCCTGGTGTCGTTCCTGCGCACGGCCGATCGCGCGTCGGCGACGGTCGGCACCCTCGGCATCGGGCTCGGAGCCGGGTCACCGGAGACCGCCATCGTGGATGCCGCGGGCCGACTCTGGTTGTCCGGTGTCGCGGTGGATTTCGATGCCATCTACGGCGGCGAGACACCGGCGTCGGTCAGCTTGCCCACGTATCCCTTTGCCCTGAAGCGCTATTGGGTCGATCCGCCAGAGGCGATGCCGACGCAGGCCCGCCGCTTCGACACCGCCGAGCCCGCGGCCCCGGCGCCGGTGCCCGCCGACAACGCCGCCGATGCGGAATCAGACGAAGACGATTTCGTCCTCTCGGTGCGCAGTCGGGTGGTCGCGGTGTGGAGTGCGGCCCTCGGTATCGACGAGTTCGGCACCGACGCCAACTTCTTCGAGCTGGGCGGTGATTCGCTGCTCGCAGTGCACGTGGCAACCCAGCTGCGGTCCACCTTCCCGTTGGATCTCGCCCTCGGCGAACTGTTCGCCGTCCCGACCGCGGCGGGGATGGCCGACACCATCGCCGCGCATCTGATGCAGCGGTTGGACGAGTTGTCCGACAGCGAGGTCGAGCTGCTGCTCAACCAGCCGGGGGCGGCCGAAGAACGGAGCAACAATGCCTGA